AAGGAATTAAAGCAGGGTCAATATTTCCCGAACGTGTTCCCATCGTAACCCCGGCAAGAGGCGTGAAGCCCATTGATGTATCGATTGATTTTCCACCGTCAATAGCTGCGATACTTGCCCCGTTTCCTAAGTGACAAGAAATAAGACGCAAGTTTTCAAGAGGACGGCCAAGCATTTCAGCTGCACGTTCAGAAACATATTTATGAGACGTCCCGTGGAATCCATATTTACGAATGCCGTATTTTTCATAATACTCGTATGGCAAACTATATAGGTAAGAATTCTCAGGCATTGTTTGATGGAAAGCTGTATCAAACACTGCTACAGACGGCACGTTAGGTAAAATGTCTTTAAAAGCGCGAATTCCAACTAAGTTAGCTGGATTGTGCAAAGGCGCAAGTTCAGACACTTCCTCAATACCGTTAATCACATCTTCAGTAATCAAGATTGAGTCATTAAATTTTTCTCCTCCGTGAACGACACGGTGGCCAATTCCTTCAATTTCGTCTAACGACTTAATAATGCCAAAGCTTATTAACTTATCAAGCAAAATTTTCACTGCCTCAGCATGATCGCCAATATCTTTTGTTTCAGTTTTCTTCTCGCCGCTCACTTCAATGGTAAAGATAGAATCGTTAAGTCCGATCCGTTCCACGATTCCTTTCGTTACCACTTTTTCTTCAGGCATCTCCAGCAACTGGAATTTCAATGACGAGCTGCCAGCATTGATAGCCATAATTTTCGACATAGTCACTTCTCTCCTTCAATCTTCTATAGTTTAAGACGTTTACTTTTTTTTTACACCATAGATAATTAAAACATGAGCTGTTTAAGATTGCAACCTCTGTTTCAATAAACACCTTAATACAGAACTATAACACATTTTCTTGAGAAAACGTTGTAATTTCAGTATTTCAAAGCCTTAAGCACTTCTGACTGTTCTCATACAGATAAAAATTCAAAATAAAAGTAATACAGTTCGTGCAAATGTGACATTTTCGTGACAAATTAATGACCTTTTTTGAGATGTTCATCAAACCATGTAGAAATTCGCTCCATCATATCAGCTAGAGAACCTTCCTGTGAGAATGATGGTAGTTCCACTAACAATGCCTGCTTTGGTGCTACTATTCCTTCGCTCTTCTTTCTTAAAACAAGAATACTCTTTGCGCCAGCTTGATTTTTAAACATTGATGAAGGAAGTTGCATGAATGAGTAGATAATCGCTTCCTGTTTTATAAACGTGTGGAGCTGTTTCGACTGTTCACTTTGAAAAAGGGTGTTAGGTACAAGAAAAATAAGAAATCCCCCTTTTTTCACGTGTTTGACTCCTTGCTCAATTAGAAGATGATGAACGAATGAATGACCGTCATTTGCTTTAGTAACAAATTGTTCTGCTATTGTATCGTTTGGGTAATAACCAGCAGGGAGATCAGAAACAACGAGATCTACTTCCTTTATTAATGGGCTACTCACACTATCCTGATGGAATAGTTCTACATCATGGGTCTGCAAATTAGCGTTTGCATAGGCTAATTTTAACAATGTTTCATCAGGTTCTACTCCTACAAAAAGGGTCTCTTTATCCAATTGATTCAACACTGCGGTCATAAGATTTCCTGCTCCTACTGCTGGATCCATGACCACATGCTTGTTCTTATCATCATGACTAAGTACTTTATTAGCTATGTAACCTATAAATAAGCTTACTGCATCAGGTGTCATAGCATGATGAGGCTGAGTTGCTTCACGCATTCCTTTCAAAACAGCTAGTTGCATAGCTCTTCGGTAATTTTCCCTTGTATTTGCACCTTTATCCGGTAAATCACCTAATAGCTTGTCCAACTTGTCACTATTTGAAAGACTTTCATCAGAGCGTCTATTAAACATCATCTCGCCCATGTAGCTTAATGCTTCTAAATACAATATCTCTTTCTCACTTTTTACTATTTCAGCGCCTTGATCTAATACATTGTAAATTGTCTCAGTCATTGTAGCTTCCTGCACGTCAATCACGTCCTTTTGTTATTCCTTTTAATCGTCAGTCTATATATAATCCATAACTAACTCGAGACCTTATAGTCAACAAGCTCCGTACATATTGTATTAGATTTCTATCTTAATGACAAAAGTTAACTCATTACAAAGACCTCTCTTAAAGCAATATTCCTCTCTATTCCCATAAAAAAAGCACCCCCTCAGAGGTACTTTAATTAGGAATTTATTTTGCGTTTTTAACAGCATTAATGGCTTCTTCATAGTCTGGGTGCTGAGTTACTTCCGGAACATACTCAACATAAACAACAGTATCTGAACTGTCTATTACAAATATCGCTCTCGCTAACAGGCGAAGTTCTTCAATGGCAACACCATATTTTTTACCGAAATCTAAGTCTCGATGATCAGATAATGTTTGGACATTGTCGATCCCCGCTGCAGCGCACCACCGTTTTTGTGCAAACGGTAAGTCAACACTAATGGTGAGGATTTCAACATTTCCTAACTTAGCTGCTTCTTCGTTAAACCTGCGTGTTTGCTGGTCACAAACGCCTGTATCGATAGAAGGAACAACACTAATTAATCTAACCTTGCCTTTTGAATCAGATAACGTTATTTCGGATAAATCTGTAGCTAATACGGTGAAATCTGGTGCTTTGTCTCCTACTGAAATGTCATCTCCTACAAGTGTTACAGGCTTTTCTTTAAATGTTACCTCTGGCATTATGAGATCGCCTCCTATTAAGAGTTATTCTTTCTTAATAAGAGTACCACAACATTTACTTCTAAAAATAGTAATGTGCTTATTCACTTTTTAAGTAATCATATATACAGGCTGTTAAAATTCAAACGGTTTTTCCATATTTGGTGGTGTCGTTGGTGGTGCCTTTTGAGCTTGTGTCTGATTCCTTATACCTGCCGATTGCATCATTTGTTGAATTTTTTCAACAACTTGCGGTGTAAACTCCATAAGCTTTTCATATAAGTGAGCAGTATGGTCAAGATGCAACATTTTCACACCATGTCCATTCACAACTAAAAAGGCAATAGGCGTGATAGACACCCCACCGCCGCTACCTCCACCGAAAGGATGCTTTCCCTCTTCATGTTCAGCATGTCTCTGGCCCGGACTACTGAGATGATGGTTTTTTAATACAAATTCACTACCACCAGCAGCAAAACCGAATCCCACTTTTGAAATAGGTAAAATAACGCTCCCATCAGGTGTTTCTACTGGATCACCGACAATCGTGTTAACATCAACCATTTCCTTTAAATTTTCCATTGCCGTTTTCATTAATCCTTGAATAGGATGTTCAGACATAGACATCACTGCCTTTCCTTTGATTTAATAGCTTTTCCCTCTGGTCTTTCCCACGCTTTTTGTGACGCCAGACTTTAATAGCCGCATGGATAGCATAACCGATTCGAAAAGAAAGCATGCATTGAAATGAGGTTCCAAACACAAACCCTTGAAATATTGGCTCTACTTGGAGATGAGGATGCTTAGTAACGTTCACTTTTGTTGATAAAATTCCTAAAAAGGCTCCTTTAAGTGACCAAACCATTCCTGATAGCTGTCCTGTTTTAGCAGCATCTCCAGCACCAATTTCACTTTCCCATGAGAAGGAAGTTATACGCACTTTTGATAAGAAATATGTCACAATATTATAAAAACCGATTGTTTCCTCTAAGAAATGCTGAAATAATTCTATATCTTTGATAACCTCCAAGTAACTTAATGTTTCCTGCTTATCCTCTTTCATTCCCATCCCGCTCTTTTCTTCTTTAAAAACAAGTGATGGGGACTCGTCATCAATTGCAACAGATGGAATAGTGATTGTATAACGAATGAGACGAAATAAAAGTGATAGAGTTACTTTTCCATCGACCTGTTTATTTTTTTGATGAAAAGACACATTTACTGTAAGAGTTAAAAACATGATCAAAACGAATAAAACAACAATTATAAAAATGATTATTTTAGCAATCGTGAACATTTCTTCACCTCAGTCCATCATCTTCCAGTCTTAGCATGACCAAAAAACACAAAAAAATCCTGATAGCAATAGCTATCAGGTAAGTGATTCTTGTGTTATTTGATGATGAACGATCATTTTTTTTGAACGCCTTGGTTCAAGCCCTACGAATGTATTTCCTAAACGGTCGTGGATTCCCCTTTTTTCAGGAGAAAAAGCGACGATCGCATAAAGAAATAATAGAACCGGAAGAGCTTGATGGATATACCGTCCCACAACTTCTCTAAAGATAACATCTAACCATGTAAGCTCCTGTTTATCATAACTATAAACTTTAATCCCAAAAATGAGCTTACCTAAGGTTTGACCAAGCTTTTTAGTCATTATTGAAAAATAAACAAACGAGACAATAGACACGACAATCGCTGCTAACGCTATTGCCCCCCAAGTAACATTCGCCATCCCAGTAAGTGCCATAAGTGGTACAAACAATAAACCATTAATACTCCATACCACTATCGAATCGACAACATAGGCCCAAAAACGCATCCAAAACCCTGCATATGGAATAGCGATTTCTTCTGCTGTGTCACTATTAATATCTTGACCTTCAATGGGTTCTTCGTTATGGATATCTTCACTCATCAGCTATCACCTCAATCAGTATATAAATACATGAGCTGTGCGCCTTGATTTTGGCGGAACCAGCTTTCTATATCTGTTAATTGACTTTGATTACTAAATACTTCATTCATTTTTATTCCCAGTAAAGAGGAGAAACCAATATTCGCTTCGTATTCCACTACAGTTAAGTTTCCATAACCTAATGCTTCTTCAAGGGCTTGAACCACATCGTCCTGATGCCCCAGTCCATCAATTAACCCTTGTTCTAGAGCTTGAGAACCTGTATATATACGGCCATCTGCTAAATCATATACTTCATCACGCTCAAAATCTCTACCTTCCTCAATAACGTCAACAAATTGCTCGTAAGCATCATCAACAAGGTCTTGTAAAATAGCTCTTTCTTCATCTGTCATATCTCTCGTTGAAGACATGATATCTTTATAAGGCCCGCTTTTAATCACTTCTTCTTGAATGCCCCAGTTTTCAGCAAGCTCACTAATATTAATTGAGGACATAATAACACCTAATGACCCCGTGATTGTTTGCGGATTAGCGTAAATTTGTTCAGCAGGCGCTGAAATATAATAACCTCCACTTGCTGCCTGGCTGCCCATAGACGCATAGACTGGCTTGTTATAATCTTCTTGGATGGCTGCCACTTTATCATGAATTTCATCACTTTCTACAACTCCGCCACCAGGAGTATTCACTCTTAGTACGATACCATGTACTTCTGGGTCCTCTGCTGCATGATCAAGCTGATCCAACAGCATTTGATGGTCATACCCACCAGACAAAAGTCCACCAGAAGCCCCACTCTGTATGATCCCTTCTACATGAATAACTGCAATTTTGCCGCTGCCTGTTCCAGTTTCCAAAACCCTTTCGTGAAAGGGTTCTCCTGCTCCGCCAAAGAAGTCTTCCCAAGATTCTTCCATAGATGCTTGAAAAAAAGATACGAGTGTTGATGCTAATAAAAGGACACCTGCAATAGCAAGGCCAATCCATCGTTTTGCATTCATCTTATCCCTCCTGATAAAATTAATAAAGCGTTTTATTTATGTAAATACCCACGAATGGCTTATTATTTGATACGATAACAGTAGAAGCTTAGTTTCATATTAAGATTTATGGTTGATACTAAGTTTTATTTTAACTTGTTAACAGAAAAAGCGGAACTCATGAAAATCACTAGAAAATCATGTAAGAAGAAAGGATGCATTCAACATGAAGAGTGAGAGAAAAAAAGTCTATTTATTTTATAAGCCGAATGATGAACTTGATGAAAAAGTTCAAAAGCTTCGTGAACTCGGTAAAAAACATGGTTTTACGTTAGCTGAATCCCCTGATAAGGCCAATATCATTGCCAGTATCGGAGGCGATGGAACATTTCTTCAGTCTATCAGAAAAACAGGCTTCCGTGAAGATTGTCTCTACATCGGGATTAACGACGATAAGCTTGGCTTTTATACTGATTTTAATTTAAATGACTTAGAAAAGATAGAGTTAGGCATGCAAGAAGAAAATATTGAAGTGTTACGCTATCCAACTCTTCAAGTCACT
The genomic region above belongs to Bacillus sp. A301a_S52 and contains:
- the tpx gene encoding thiol peroxidase, producing MPEVTFKEKPVTLVGDDISVGDKAPDFTVLATDLSEITLSDSKGKVRLISVVPSIDTGVCDQQTRRFNEEAAKLGNVEILTISVDLPFAQKRWCAAAGIDNVQTLSDHRDLDFGKKYGVAIEELRLLARAIFVIDSSDTVVYVEYVPEVTQHPDYEEAINAVKNAK
- a CDS encoding class I SAM-dependent methyltransferase → MTETIYNVLDQGAEIVKSEKEILYLEALSYMGEMMFNRRSDESLSNSDKLDKLLGDLPDKGANTRENYRRAMQLAVLKGMREATQPHHAMTPDAVSLFIGYIANKVLSHDDKNKHVVMDPAVGAGNLMTAVLNQLDKETLFVGVEPDETLLKLAYANANLQTHDVELFHQDSVSSPLIKEVDLVVSDLPAGYYPNDTIAEQFVTKANDGHSFVHHLLIEQGVKHVKKGGFLIFLVPNTLFQSEQSKQLHTFIKQEAIIYSFMQLPSSMFKNQAGAKSILVLRKKSEGIVAPKQALLVELPSFSQEGSLADMMERISTWFDEHLKKGH
- the ytfJ gene encoding GerW family sporulation protein, which encodes MSEHPIQGLMKTAMENLKEMVDVNTIVGDPVETPDGSVILPISKVGFGFAAGGSEFVLKNHHLSSPGQRHAEHEEGKHPFGGGSGGGVSITPIAFLVVNGHGVKMLHLDHTAHLYEKLMEFTPQVVEKIQQMMQSAGIRNQTQAQKAPPTTPPNMEKPFEF
- a CDS encoding DUF2953 domain-containing protein; amino-acid sequence: MFTIAKIIIFIIVVLFVLIMFLTLTVNVSFHQKNKQVDGKVTLSLLFRLIRYTITIPSVAIDDESPSLVFKEEKSGMGMKEDKQETLSYLEVIKDIELFQHFLEETIGFYNIVTYFLSKVRITSFSWESEIGAGDAAKTGQLSGMVWSLKGAFLGILSTKVNVTKHPHLQVEPIFQGFVFGTSFQCMLSFRIGYAIHAAIKVWRHKKRGKDQREKLLNQRKGSDVYV
- a CDS encoding RDD family protein, producing the protein MSEDIHNEEPIEGQDINSDTAEEIAIPYAGFWMRFWAYVVDSIVVWSINGLLFVPLMALTGMANVTWGAIALAAIVVSIVSFVYFSIMTKKLGQTLGKLIFGIKVYSYDKQELTWLDVIFREVVGRYIHQALPVLLFLYAIVAFSPEKRGIHDRLGNTFVGLEPRRSKKMIVHHQITQESLT
- a CDS encoding acetate kinase, which translates into the protein MSKIMAINAGSSSLKFQLLEMPEEKVVTKGIVERIGLNDSIFTIEVSGEKKTETKDIGDHAEAVKILLDKLISFGIIKSLDEIEGIGHRVVHGGEKFNDSILITEDVINGIEEVSELAPLHNPANLVGIRAFKDILPNVPSVAVFDTAFHQTMPENSYLYSLPYEYYEKYGIRKYGFHGTSHKYVSERAAEMLGRPLENLRLISCHLGNGASIAAIDGGKSIDTSMGFTPLAGVTMGTRSGNIDPALIPYIMEKADLSAEEVMNVLNKKSGMLALSGFSSDLRDIEMQAEEDNGRARLALEVFTSRIHKYIGSYAARMHGLDAVIFTAGIGENSSTIREQVLKGLEFMGIYWDPSLNKTRGKEAFINYPHSPVKVMVIPTNEEVMIARDTVRLSHN
- the sppA gene encoding signal peptide peptidase SppA gives rise to the protein MNAKRWIGLAIAGVLLLASTLVSFFQASMEESWEDFFGGAGEPFHERVLETGTGSGKIAVIHVEGIIQSGASGGLLSGGYDHQMLLDQLDHAAEDPEVHGIVLRVNTPGGGVVESDEIHDKVAAIQEDYNKPVYASMGSQAASGGYYISAPAEQIYANPQTITGSLGVIMSSINISELAENWGIQEEVIKSGPYKDIMSSTRDMTDEERAILQDLVDDAYEQFVDVIEEGRDFERDEVYDLADGRIYTGSQALEQGLIDGLGHQDDVVQALEEALGYGNLTVVEYEANIGFSSLLGIKMNEVFSNQSQLTDIESWFRQNQGAQLMYLYTD